One window of the Xiphophorus couchianus chromosome 12, X_couchianus-1.0, whole genome shotgun sequence genome contains the following:
- the pierce1 gene encoding piercer of microtubule wall 2 protein, giving the protein MVTPLLLLTELSLQSDMEDQKNQTCDFYRTDPDLPERFNNPEFFSTFRVRKTHPLYWTWNQTYGSKKPTVHEMQTGFKVMSHRFSEHYLRFGMQRDQGFNTAVDRSRVMHPMETQNKRYQLQHVYLYGHQCRASSNK; this is encoded by the exons ATGGTAACACCTTTGTTGTTGCTAACTGAACTGTCTCTGCAATCAGACATGGAGGATCAGAAGAATCAAACTTGTGACTTTTACCGCACCGATCCGGATCTGCCAGAGAGATTCAACAACCCTGAATTTTTCAGCACTTTCAg GGTGAGGAAGACTCATCCTTTATATTGGACCTGGAACCAAACATACGGCAGCAAGAAACCAACAGTTCATGAGATGCAG ACTGGTTTCAAAGTGATGTCTCACCGCTTCTCGGAACACTACCTGCGGTTCGGGATGCAACGCGATCAGGGCTTCAACACGGCAGTGGACCGGAGCCGGGTCATGCATCCCATGGAAACCCAGAACAAGAGATACCAGCTGCAGCACGTGTATCTCTACGGACACCAATGCAGAGCGTCCAGCAATAAATAA